One window of Camelus dromedarius isolate mCamDro1 chromosome 18, mCamDro1.pat, whole genome shotgun sequence genomic DNA carries:
- the BPIFA3 gene encoding BPI fold-containing family A member 3 has product MHSLWSLLVILSLLALPSALHKQHWPSLVKAHTDSKSALATIIAQGLMKHNTESRIQNIRFLDSLNASGQMVPGVVGWLIGSKSLQQHPEGSTNITNIQLDYGRIRTSFHKEWFLANISLGFDIDLRLPFNNQIIRTHAHMNLAVEFWLEKDEFGRRDLVIGHCRVEPSSVHTKFLTEDIPPKIKHFLRNLRENLEKVIPHLIESQVCPLIDEILRQLDVKLLKSLMEQETAHELNQF; this is encoded by the exons ATGCATTCACTCTGGAGTCTCCTGGTCATCCTCAGCTTGCTGGCCTTGCCCTCGGCACTGCACAAGCAGCACTGGCCTAGCCTGGTCAAGGcccacacagacagcaaatctgCTCTGGCGACAA TTATTGCCCAGGGCCTCATGAAGCACAATACAGAGAGCCGAATCCAGAACATCCGCTTCCTGGACAGTCTGAATGCCTCCGGGCAGATGGTCCCGGGGGTGGTGGGCTGGCTAATTGGCAGCAAGAGCCTCCAGCAGCATCCAGAAGGCAG CACCAACATCACCAACATTCAGCTCGACTATGGCAGGATCCGGACGTCTTTCCATAAGGAGTGGTTCTTGGCAAACATCTCACTTGGATTTGATATTGACTTGAGACT gcccttcAATAACCAGATCATAAGGACACACGCACACATGAACCTCGCTGTGGAGTTCTGGCTGGAGAAAGACGAGTTTGGCCGGAGGGATCTGGTGATAGGCCACTGCCGCGTGGAGCCCAGCAGCGTCCACACGAAATTCCTCACTGA AGATATCCCACcaaagataaaacattttctcCGCAACCTCAGAGAGAACCTGGAAAAAGTTATCCCACACCTGATAGAAAGTCAG GTGTGTCCTCTGATCGATGAAATCCTCAGGCAGCTGGATGTGAAACTCTTGAAAAGCCTCATGG AGCAGGAGACTGCTCATGAACTCAACCAATTTTGA
- the BPIFA1 gene encoding BPI fold-containing family A member 1, translated as MFQIAGLIVFCGLLAQTTVQSAPDENVPVDLTSTLLDLPASLISALSDNLLSGGLLNSLQTLPLLDILKSGENAPSGLLGGLLRKANSVTSLLNNIIDLKITNPQLLELGLVQNPDDRRLYVTVPLSLVINVKTPPVGSLLKLKVKLNITAEVKAVEDDHENVYLVLGDCTHSPGSLKISLLDGSGSLPAQSLLDSITRILDKSLPELVQGKVCPLVNEALSHLDVSLVQSLVDELISGQLVIKV; from the exons atgtttcaaattgcGGGCCTCATTGTCTTCTGTGGGCTACTGGCCCAGACCACGGTGCAGTCGGCCCCGGACGAGAACGTGCCCGTGGATCTGACTTCGACTCTTTTAGATCTTCCTGCAAGTTTGATTAGTG CTCTCAGCGACAACTTGCTCTCTGGGGGTCTGTTGAACAGTCTCCAAACGCTTCCGCTCTTGGACATCCTGAAGTCTGGAGAGAATGCTCCCAGTGGCCTGTTGGGGGGCCTGCTTAGGAAAGCGAATTCAGTGACCTCTCTCTTGAACAATATCATTGA TTTGAAGATTACTAATCCCCAGCTGCTGGAACTTGGCCTTGTGCAGAACCCTGATGACCGTCGTCTCTATGTCACCGTCCCCCTGAGCCTGGTCATCAATGTGAAAAC GCCCCCGGTCGGAAGTCTGTTAAAGCTGAAGGTGAAGCTAAACATCACTGCAGAGGTCAAAGCTGTGGAAGATGACCACGAGAATGTCTACCTGGTCCTTGGCGACTGCACTCACTCCCCCGGCAGCCTGAAAATCTCCCTGCTTGATGG ATCTGGCTCCCTCCCTGCTCAAAGCCTTCTTGACAGCATCACCAGGATCCTGGATAAATCCCTTCCTGAGCTGGTGCAGGGCAAA GTCTGCCCTCTGGTCAATGAGGCTCTCAGCCACTTGGACGTCTCCTTGGTGCAGTCCCTTGTCG ATGAGCTGATCTCCGGCCAACTTGTCATCAAGGTCTAA